A stretch of Helicobacter pylori oki112 DNA encodes these proteins:
- a CDS encoding virulence factor, with the protein MYAVTFDLDTNCLNENAMNFSKVYLDIAKFMEQHGFKWQQGSVYFGDETINAVTCVATVQILAKQIPSFAICVKDVRMLKIEENNDLMPAIKIVL; encoded by the coding sequence ATGTATGCTGTAACCTTTGACCTTGACACCAATTGCTTGAATGAAAACGCAATGAATTTCTCAAAAGTTTATTTGGATATTGCTAAATTCATGGAACAACATGGCTTTAAATGGCAACAAGGCAGCGTGTATTTTGGCGATGAGACCATCAACGCTGTTACTTGCGTCGCTACGGTGCAAATTTTAGCCAAGCAAATACCAAGTTTTGCGATCTGCGTTAAAGATGTCAGAATGTTAAAAATAGAAGAAAACAACGATTTAATGCCGGCTATCAAGATTGTTTTATGA
- a CDS encoding DUF3240 family protein → MLALEIYIDICLKDALIDYLFEKGFDDFFYVECYKYAASSLLLSQKEQVSGRKDYAKFKLFLSDEIALSLAQALKNQFASKEMKLFYSQTHGL, encoded by the coding sequence ATGCTCGCTTTAGAAATTTATATTGATATTTGCTTGAAAGACGCTTTAATAGATTATTTATTTGAAAAAGGCTTTGATGATTTTTTTTATGTGGAATGCTATAAATACGCCGCTTCTTCGCTGCTTTTAAGCCAAAAAGAGCAGGTGAGCGGGCGTAAAGACTACGCTAAATTCAAGCTTTTTTTAAGCGATGAGATCGCTTTATCTCTAGCTCAAGCCTTAAAAAATCAGTTCGCTTCTAAAGAAATGAAATTGTTTTATTCTCAAACGCATGGGTTGTAA
- a CDS encoding CusA/CzcA family heavy metal efflux RND transporter, with translation MLASIIEFSLRQRIIVIVCAILVLFFGTYSFINTPVDAFPDISPTQVKIILKLPGSSPEEMENNIVRPLELELLGLKGQKSLRSISKYSISDITIDFDDSVDIYLARNIVNERLSSVMKDLPVGVEGGMAPIVTPLSDIFMFTIDGNITEIEKRQLLDFVIRPQLRMISGVADVNSIGGFSRAFVIVPDFNDMARLGVSISDLESAVRVNLRNSGAGRVDRDGETFLVKIQTASLSLEDIGKITVSTNLGHLHIKDFAKVISQSRTRLGFVTKDGVGETTEGLVLSLKDANTKEIITQVYQKLEELKPFLPSGVSINVFYDRSEFTQKAIATVSKTLIEAVVLIIITLFLFLGNLRASVAVGVILPLSLSVAFIFIKLSDLTLNLMSLGGLVIAIGMLIDSAVVVVENAFEKLSANTKTTKLHAIYRSCKEIAVSVVSGVVIIIVFFVPILTLQGLEGKMFRPLAQSIVYALLGTLVLSITIIPVVSSLVLKATPHSETFLTRFLNRIYAPLLEFFVRNPKKVILGAFVFLIASLSLFPFVGKNFMPALDEGDVVLSVETTPSISLDQSRDLMLNIESTIKKHVKEVKSIVARTGSDELGLDLGGLNQTDTFISFIPKKEWSVKTKDELLEKIMDSLKDFKGINFSFTQPIEMRISEMLTGVRGDLAVKIFGDDISELNQLSFQIAQALKGIKGSSEVLTTLNEGVNYLYVTPNKEAMADVGITSDEFSKFLKSALEGLIVDVIPTGISRTPVMIRQESDFASSITKIKSLALTSKYGVLVPITSIAKIEEVDGPVSIVRENSMRMSVVRSNVVGRDLNSFVEEAKKVIAQNIKLPPSYYITYGGQFENQQRANKRLSTVIPLSILAIFFILFFTFKSIPLALLILLNIPFAVTGGLIALFAVGEYISVPASVGFIALFGIAVLNGVVMIGYFKELLLQGKSVEECVLLGAKRRLRPVLMTACIAGLGLIPLLFSHSVGSEVQKPLAIVVLGGLVTSSALTLLLLPPMFMLIAKKIKIN, from the coding sequence ATGCTCGCTTCCATTATTGAATTTTCCTTACGCCAGCGAATAATCGTGATTGTTTGCGCGATTCTTGTTTTGTTTTTTGGGACTTATAGTTTTATTAATACTCCAGTAGATGCTTTCCCGGATATTTCGCCCACTCAAGTTAAAATCATTTTAAAACTCCCTGGCTCTAGCCCTGAAGAAATGGAAAACAACATCGTGCGCCCTTTAGAATTGGAGCTTTTAGGGCTAAAAGGGCAAAAATCTTTAAGAAGTATTTCAAAATATTCTATTTCAGACATTACGATAGATTTTGATGACAGCGTGGATATTTATTTAGCGAGAAACATTGTTAATGAACGCTTGAGCAGCGTGATGAAAGATTTACCCGTGGGGGTTGAGGGGGGCATGGCGCCCATTGTTACGCCGTTGTCAGACATCTTTATGTTCACCATTGATGGCAATATCACCGAAATAGAAAAACGACAGCTTTTAGACTTTGTGATCCGTCCGCAGTTAAGAATGATTAGTGGCGTGGCGGATGTCAATTCTATTGGAGGCTTTAGCAGAGCGTTTGTGATCGTGCCGGATTTTAATGACATGGCAAGGCTTGGGGTGAGTATTTCTGATTTAGAATCGGCTGTGAGAGTGAATTTAAGAAACAGCGGAGCGGGGCGCGTGGATAGAGATGGCGAAACCTTTTTAGTCAAAATCCAAACCGCTTCTTTGAGTTTAGAAGACATTGGAAAAATCACCGTTTCCACGAATTTAGGGCATTTGCACATTAAGGATTTTGCAAAAGTCATCAGCCAGTCTCGCACCCGTTTGGGGTTTGTCACTAAAGATGGCGTGGGCGAGACCACAGAGGGCTTGGTGCTTTCTTTAAAAGACGCTAACACCAAAGAAATCATCACTCAAGTGTATCAAAAACTAGAGGAATTAAAACCCTTTTTACCGAGCGGTGTGTCCATTAATGTTTTTTATGATCGTTCAGAATTCACGCAAAAAGCCATTGCCACCGTTTCTAAAACGCTCATTGAAGCCGTTGTTTTAATCATCATCACGCTTTTTTTATTTTTAGGGAATTTGAGGGCGAGCGTGGCTGTGGGGGTGATTTTACCCTTAAGCTTGTCCGTGGCGTTTATTTTTATCAAACTGAGCGATTTGACTTTAAACTTGATGAGTTTAGGGGGGTTGGTTATCGCTATAGGCATGCTCATTGACTCAGCCGTGGTGGTGGTGGAAAACGCTTTTGAAAAATTGAGCGCTAACACTAAAACCACTAAACTCCATGCAATCTATCGTTCATGCAAAGAAATCGCTGTTTCGGTGGTGAGCGGGGTGGTGATTATTATTGTGTTTTTTGTGCCGATTCTAACCTTACAGGGGTTAGAGGGCAAGATGTTTAGGCCTTTAGCGCAAAGCATTGTGTATGCGCTTTTAGGCACTTTAGTTTTATCCATCACTATCATTCCTGTAGTGAGCTCTCTTGTCTTAAAAGCCACGCCCCATAGCGAAACCTTTTTAACGAGGTTTTTAAACAGAATCTACGCCCCTTTATTGGAATTTTTTGTGCGTAACCCTAAAAAAGTGATTTTAGGAGCGTTTGTTTTTTTAATCGCGAGCCTTTCTTTATTCCCTTTTGTGGGGAAGAATTTCATGCCCGCTTTAGATGAGGGCGATGTGGTTTTGAGTGTGGAAACCACCCCTTCTATTTCTTTAGATCAATCTAGGGATCTCATGTTAAACATTGAGAGCACGATTAAAAAGCATGTCAAGGAAGTCAAAAGCATTGTCGCGCGCACAGGGAGCGATGAACTGGGGTTGGATTTAGGGGGCTTGAATCAAACCGATACTTTTATTTCTTTCATCCCTAAAAAAGAATGGAGCGTTAAAACCAAAGATGAATTATTAGAAAAAATCATGGATTCTTTAAAAGACTTTAAGGGGATTAACTTTTCTTTCACCCAACCCATTGAAATGAGGATTTCTGAAATGCTTACAGGGGTTAGAGGGGATTTAGCGGTTAAGATTTTTGGAGATGATATTAGCGAATTGAACCAATTGAGTTTTCAAATCGCGCAAGCTCTAAAAGGGATTAAGGGATCTAGTGAAGTTTTAACCACGCTCAATGAGGGCGTGAATTATTTGTATGTAACCCCTAATAAAGAAGCGATGGCGGATGTGGGGATCACTAGCGATGAATTTTCCAAGTTTTTAAAATCCGCTTTAGAGGGCTTGATTGTGGATGTGATCCCCACAGGGATTTCACGAACCCCAGTGATGATCCGCCAAGAGAGCGATTTTGCAAGCTCTATCACTAAAATCAAAAGTTTAGCCTTGACTTCAAAATATGGCGTTTTAGTGCCTATCACTTCTATCGCTAAAATTGAAGAAGTGGATGGCCCTGTTTCTATTGTGCGTGAAAATTCAATGCGCATGAGCGTGGTTCGCAGCAATGTGGTGGGGCGCGATTTGAACTCTTTTGTAGAAGAGGCTAAAAAAGTGATCGCTCAAAACATCAAACTCCCTCCCAGTTACTATATCACTTATGGGGGGCAGTTTGAAAACCAGCAACGGGCCAATAAAAGGCTTTCTACCGTTATCCCTTTAAGCATCTTAGCGATCTTTTTCATTCTTTTTTTCACTTTTAAAAGCATTCCTTTAGCCTTGCTCATTCTTTTGAATATCCCTTTTGCGGTTACCGGAGGCCTTATTGCGTTGTTTGCGGTCGGGGAGTATATTTCAGTGCCAGCGAGCGTGGGCTTTATCGCTCTTTTTGGGATTGCGGTTTTAAACGGCGTGGTGATGATAGGCTATTTTAAAGAACTTCTCTTGCAAGGAAAAAGCGTAGAAGAATGCGTTTTATTGGGCGCTAAAAGGCGTTTAAGGCCGGTTTTAATGACTGCTTGCATTGCCGGTTTGGGTTTGATACCTTTATTGTTTTCTCACAGCGTGGGATCAGAAGTCCAAAAACCTTTAGCGATTGTGGTGCTTGGAGGCTTAGTCACCTCAAGCGCTCTAACCTTACTCTTACTACCGCCCATGTTCATGCTCATTGCTAAAAAGATTAAAATCAATTAA
- a CDS encoding efflux RND transporter periplasmic adaptor subunit → MLMGVLGVSLEAKEYPEIVLEEKNLQPMGLKVIKLDKEIFSKGLPFNAYIDFDSKSSVVQSLSFDASVVAVYKREGEQVKAGDAICEVSSIDLSNLYFELQNNQNKLKIAKDITKKDLELYRAGVIPKREYQTSFLASEEMGLKVNQLESTFKSFGVDPKNPKGQYGFRIVARDGGLLALAPKNVGEKILAFTSYVRISKSDDLIAQIKLPVGVSKSIKRDSPVYNEEGEKIGKIQSVSVVLDKGSNTILATALLDEGNYHVGEMVEMYIQGSQPKDSVLIPSNALIRNGKDYLVFVRTPKGFRPVVVQVLEERSKIFIVNAQNLHPNDSVAVGSLIGLKGMINNLGEE, encoded by the coding sequence ATGTTAATGGGCGTTTTGGGTGTTTCTTTGGAGGCTAAAGAGTATCCAGAAATTGTTTTAGAAGAAAAAAACTTGCAACCCATGGGGTTAAAGGTGATTAAATTAGATAAAGAAATTTTTAGTAAAGGGCTTCCTTTTAACGCTTATATTGATTTTGATAGCAAAAGTTCTGTGGTGCAGAGCTTGAGTTTTGATGCGTCTGTGGTCGCTGTTTATAAAAGAGAGGGCGAGCAGGTGAAGGCTGGAGATGCGATCTGTGAAGTGAGCTCCATTGATTTGAGCAATCTGTATTTTGAATTGCAAAACAACCAAAATAAATTAAAAATCGCTAAAGATATTACTAAAAAAGATTTAGAGCTTTATAGGGCGGGGGTGATCCCTAAAAGGGAGTATCAAACGAGCTTTCTAGCCAGTGAAGAAATGGGCTTAAAAGTCAATCAACTAGAATCCACTTTTAAAAGCTTTGGCGTGGATCCCAAAAACCCTAAGGGGCAGTATGGTTTTAGGATTGTGGCTAGAGATGGCGGTCTTTTAGCGTTAGCGCCTAAAAATGTGGGCGAAAAGATTTTGGCTTTCACTAGCTATGTGCGTATTTCAAAAAGCGATGATTTGATCGCTCAAATCAAATTGCCTGTAGGCGTTTCTAAATCCATTAAAAGGGATTCGCCGGTCTATAATGAAGAGGGGGAAAAAATCGGGAAAATCCAAAGCGTTTCGGTGGTGTTAGACAAAGGCTCTAACACGATTTTAGCCACCGCTTTATTAGATGAGGGCAATTACCATGTGGGGGAAATGGTAGAAATGTATATTCAAGGCTCTCAACCCAAAGACTCGGTTTTAATCCCTTCAAACGCTTTAATCAGAAACGGGAAAGATTACTTAGTGTTTGTTAGGACGCCTAAAGGTTTTAGGCCTGTGGTGGTTCAAGTTTTAGAAGAGCGCAGCAAGATTTTTATCGTGAACGCTCAAAATTTACACCCTAATGACAGCGTGGCAGTGGGGTCATTGATAGGGTTAAAAGGCATGATCAACAATTTAGGGGAAGAATAA